One part of the Triplophysa rosa linkage group LG5, Trosa_1v2, whole genome shotgun sequence genome encodes these proteins:
- the cavin4a gene encoding caveolae-associated protein 4a — protein sequence MEKKGDLMLGVEDESGQPVSALSILSLLERVSTIIDGVQASQQRMEERQQQLESSVSAVQSELLKLTREHGATATTVEKLLQKARRVSTHVKEVRSRVEKQNVRVKKVETTQDELLTRNKFRVVIYQGETEVPSVAVTKTPKGEGLANLEVEPDEYDIPADLSSDEEYMVVDEGESSRGARLKQSGLKGLENIKSAFSKEGMSKTREKTRENLSKTKESLSKTGQTLGTKINTFGEKVVPHEQREKIRQSSERLKDNIAKKAPSKESFRIKLKKERTVAEGQEGAEEEPAVTPPKGRKSSPDVTYTEVVTESKREGPISEEGATRIQED from the exons ATGGAAAAGAAAGGTGATCTCATGCTTGGGGTCGAGGATGAGTCCGGGCAGCCTGTCTCGGCCCTCTCCATTCTATCTCTGCTGGAACGTGTGTCTACCATCATCGATGGCGTCCAGGCGAGCCAGCAGCGCATGGAGGAACGCCAGCAGCAGCTCGAAAGCTCGGTCAGCGCCGTCCAGTCAGAGTTGCTCAAATTGACTCGCGAACATGGTGCCACAGCGACCACTGTTGAGAAACTTCTCCAGAAAGCCCGTCGTGTAAGCACACATGTTAAAGAAGTGCGTTCACGCGTGGAGAAACAGAACGTGCGTGTGAAGAAGGTGGAAACGACGCAGGATGAGCTGCTTACTCGCAACAAGTTCAGAGTTGTCATCTACCAG GGTGAAACTGAAGTTCCCTCTGTTGCTGTCACCAAGACCCCCAAAGGGGAAGGGCTTGCTAACCTAGAGGTGGAGCCAGACGAATATGACATCCCCGCTGATTTATCATCTGATGAAGAGTACATGGTGGTAGATGAGGGGGAGTCATCCCGTGGGGCACGTCTAAAACAGTCAGGGTTAAAGGGTCTCGAGAACATCAAATCGGCGTTCTCCAAAGAGGGCATGAGCAAAACACGTGAGAAGACCAGAGAGAATCTTAGCAAAACCAAGGAGAGCCTGAGTAAAACAGGCCAAACGCTCGGAACCAAAATCAACACCTTCGGTGAGAAGGTCGTGCCGCATGAACAACGAGAGAAAATACGTCAGAGCAGTGAGCGGCTTAAGGATAACATCGCTAAGAAAGCACCCAGTAAAGAATCGTTCCGCATCAAACTGAAGAAGGAACGCACTGTCGCTGAGGGCCAAGAGGGAGCAGAGGAGGAGCCTGCTGTGACTCCACCCAAAGGCAGGAAGTCAAGCCCAGACGTGACCTACACAGAGGTGGTTACTGAGAGCAAGAGGGAGGGTCCAATATCAGAGGAAGGAGCAACTCGCATCCAAGAGGACTGA
- the ift57 gene encoding intraflagellar transport protein 57 homolog isoform X2: protein MAEEDERGPGAVYQMFVVMEDLLDKLKVLDYEQHVLDKHNIKPLSRHYFVSSPHVLSNPGEQFYLFNVIAAWLISLCGRPFDTPQEYDDPNATVSNILSELRALGGQVDFPPAKLKSGCGEHVCYVLDQLVEKALKSKGFSWNRPQYPSVEVEDECVQEDDAELTLSKVEEEMTENEDYEDEEGLDLDALKTRTNQSVELSGSRPAEVLESDVDATEWNLEVERVLPQLKVTIRTDNKDWRIHLDQMHQHQDGINTSLQEAKGCLFKLKEDITKTLEKVGSREKYLNTQLEHLISEYRQAQAQLNKVKELYKQASGGVTERTRILAEISEELEKVKQDMEEKGSSMSDGAPVVKIRQSLTKLKQEIEQMDVRMGVVEHTLLQAKLREKNNMTRDMHATHLSEPSTQNY, encoded by the exons ATGGCAGAGGAGGATGAGCGCGGTCCCGGTGCGGTCTATCAGATGTTCGTAGTGATGGAAGATCTTCTGGATAAACTGAAGGTCTTGGATTATGAGCAGCATGTTCTGGACAAACACAACATCAAACCTCTGTCGAG gCATTATTTTGTCTCTAGCCCTCACGTGCTGTCAAATCCTGGAGAGCAGTTTTATTTGTTCAATGTCATTGCCGCCTGGTTGATTTCTCTTTGCGGGCGGCCCTTTGACACACCACAGGAGTACGACGACCCCAATGCCACCGTCTCCAACATCCTCTCTGAGCTTCGTGCACTG gGTGGCCAGGTTGATTTCCCCCCAGCTAAACTAAAGTCTGGATGTGGAGAGCATGTGTGTTACGTTTTAGATCAATTGGTAGAAAAGGCACTGAAGAGCAAAGGATTCTCCTGGAACAG GCCCCAGTACCCTTCTGTAGAAGTGGAAGATGAATGTGTACAAGAAGATGATGCTGAACTTACACTCAGTAAAGTGGAGGAAGAGATGACA GAGAATGAAGATTATGAGGATGAGGAGGGACTTGATTTAGATGCACTGAAGACCAGAACCAATCAGAGTGT gGAACTCAGTGGTTCGAGGCCTGCAGAGGTTCTGGAGTCAGACGTTGATGCTACAGAGTGGAATCTGGAGGTGGAGAGAGTTCTTCCACAGCTTAAAGTTACCATTCGGACGGACAACAAG GACTGGAGGATTCACCTTGACCAGATGCATCAACATCAagatggcatcaacacatcctTGCAGGAGGCCAAG GGTTGTCTGTTTAAGCTGAAGGAAGACATCACTAAAACACTAGAGAAAGTGGGCAGCCGTGAGAAATACCTGAACACTCAGCTCGAGCATCTGATTTCAGAATACCGCCAGGCACAAGCACAACTCAACAAG GTAAAGGAGCTTTATAAACAGGCAAGTGGAGGCGTCACAGAGAGAACCAGAATTCTGGCTGAG ATAAGTGAGGAGCTGGAGAAAGTCAAACAGGACATGGAAGAGAAGGGCAGCAGCATGTCTGATGGAG CTCCAGTGGTGAAGATCCGTCAGAGTTTGACTAAGCTGAAGCAGGAGATTGAGCAGATGGATGTTCGGATGGGAGTGGTGGAGCACACACTACTACAGGCCAAACTTagagagaaaaacaacatgACCAGAGACATGCATGCAACACACCTCTCAGAGCCCAGCACACAAAATTACTAA
- the ift57 gene encoding intraflagellar transport protein 57 homolog isoform X1 produces the protein MAEEDERGPGAVYQMFVVMEDLLDKLKVLDYEQHVLDKHNIKPLSRHYFVSSPHVLSNPGEQFYLFNVIAAWLISLCGRPFDTPQEYDDPNATVSNILSELRALGGQVDFPPAKLKSGCGEHVCYVLDQLVEKALKSKGFSWNRPQYPSVEVEDECVQEDDAELTLSKVEEEMTQENEDYEDEEGLDLDALKTRTNQSVELSGSRPAEVLESDVDATEWNLEVERVLPQLKVTIRTDNKDWRIHLDQMHQHQDGINTSLQEAKGCLFKLKEDITKTLEKVGSREKYLNTQLEHLISEYRQAQAQLNKVKELYKQASGGVTERTRILAEISEELEKVKQDMEEKGSSMSDGAPVVKIRQSLTKLKQEIEQMDVRMGVVEHTLLQAKLREKNNMTRDMHATHLSEPSTQNY, from the exons ATGGCAGAGGAGGATGAGCGCGGTCCCGGTGCGGTCTATCAGATGTTCGTAGTGATGGAAGATCTTCTGGATAAACTGAAGGTCTTGGATTATGAGCAGCATGTTCTGGACAAACACAACATCAAACCTCTGTCGAG gCATTATTTTGTCTCTAGCCCTCACGTGCTGTCAAATCCTGGAGAGCAGTTTTATTTGTTCAATGTCATTGCCGCCTGGTTGATTTCTCTTTGCGGGCGGCCCTTTGACACACCACAGGAGTACGACGACCCCAATGCCACCGTCTCCAACATCCTCTCTGAGCTTCGTGCACTG gGTGGCCAGGTTGATTTCCCCCCAGCTAAACTAAAGTCTGGATGTGGAGAGCATGTGTGTTACGTTTTAGATCAATTGGTAGAAAAGGCACTGAAGAGCAAAGGATTCTCCTGGAACAG GCCCCAGTACCCTTCTGTAGAAGTGGAAGATGAATGTGTACAAGAAGATGATGCTGAACTTACACTCAGTAAAGTGGAGGAAGAGATGACA CAGGAGAATGAAGATTATGAGGATGAGGAGGGACTTGATTTAGATGCACTGAAGACCAGAACCAATCAGAGTGT gGAACTCAGTGGTTCGAGGCCTGCAGAGGTTCTGGAGTCAGACGTTGATGCTACAGAGTGGAATCTGGAGGTGGAGAGAGTTCTTCCACAGCTTAAAGTTACCATTCGGACGGACAACAAG GACTGGAGGATTCACCTTGACCAGATGCATCAACATCAagatggcatcaacacatcctTGCAGGAGGCCAAG GGTTGTCTGTTTAAGCTGAAGGAAGACATCACTAAAACACTAGAGAAAGTGGGCAGCCGTGAGAAATACCTGAACACTCAGCTCGAGCATCTGATTTCAGAATACCGCCAGGCACAAGCACAACTCAACAAG GTAAAGGAGCTTTATAAACAGGCAAGTGGAGGCGTCACAGAGAGAACCAGAATTCTGGCTGAG ATAAGTGAGGAGCTGGAGAAAGTCAAACAGGACATGGAAGAGAAGGGCAGCAGCATGTCTGATGGAG CTCCAGTGGTGAAGATCCGTCAGAGTTTGACTAAGCTGAAGCAGGAGATTGAGCAGATGGATGTTCGGATGGGAGTGGTGGAGCACACACTACTACAGGCCAAACTTagagagaaaaacaacatgACCAGAGACATGCATGCAACACACCTCTCAGAGCCCAGCACACAAAATTACTAA
- the tmem71 gene encoding transmembrane protein 71 codes for MFFRGAVTSSPIKTKSLEAEHVCHSLDLSHFSDSSYECFSTNPLTGSVCACRRSPRLLANGYYVLTEDSFSTDDEGNVTLTPSHTSVSYKENLVRIFRRRRRARRSLASLLSDVSQSCQSWLEASVFRRSDPVTPLQSSSWIELDNTYEKDEPISFTYDPTDHAPSDKVAPQTLLEEEEPQTESCFAHEQFSQSVSGLLDVPPPSMCHHNSCSSSRKTSSDTVMLKVLLFILIVCLCIAISSRWLLGSVSAAVAFLALLSSLCISKPGTAVRWRRAKTEDITSRNE; via the exons ATGTTTTTTAGAGGAGCTGTTACGA gttcCCCAATTAAGACCAAGAGCTTGGAGGCTGAACATGTTTGTCACAG tctTGACCTCTCCCACTTCTCCGACTCCTCCTATGAGTGTTTCTCCACCAATCCGCTGACAGGCTCAGTGTGCGCTTGTCGCCGGAGTCCCCGCCTGCTGGCCAATGGTTACTATGTACTGACGGAGGACAGTTTCAGCACAGATGACGAGGGCAACGTCACCCTGACACCCTCACACACCAGCGTCTCATACAAAGAGAATCTTGTCCG AATATTCAGACGAAGGCGCAGAGCAAGAAGGTCATTGGCCAGCCTTCTGAGTGATGTGAGCCAATCATGCCAGTCCTGGCTGGAAGCAAGCGTTTTTAGAAGATCTGATCCCGTCACACCCCTCCAGTCATCATCATGGATAGAGTTAGACAATACCTATGAAAAAGACGAACCCATCAGCTTCACATACG ATCCCACTGATCATGCTCCCTCAGATAAAGTGGCTCCACAGACTCTCCTTGAAGAGGAGGAGCCTCAGACTGAGTCATGCTTCGCCCATGAGCAATTTAGCCAATCAGTGAGCGGCCTTCTGGATGTTCCTCCCCCATCCATGTGTCACCACAATAGTTGCAGTTCATCCAGAAAGACATCATCAG ACACTGTGATGCTTAAAGTCCTCCTTTTCATTCTTATTGTGTGCCTCTGCATTGCCATCTCATCCAG GTGGCTGCTGGGAAGTGTTTCTGCAGCGGTGGCCTTCTTAGCCCTGCTTTCATCcttat GTATCTCCAAGCCTGGAACAGCAGTCCGCTGGAGGAGAGCAAAGACTGAG GACATCACCTCCAGGAACGAGTGA